A portion of the Novosphingobium sp. KA1 genome contains these proteins:
- a CDS encoding exo-beta-N-acetylmuramidase NamZ domain-containing protein — protein sequence MKFGIDRLLADPELRKPLEGRRVALVAHPASVTEDLVHSLDALIAAGVNVTSAFGPQHGLKGDKQDNMVETADELDPTYGIPVYSLYGEVRRPSAAMMASADVFLFDLQDLGCRIYTFVTTLLYLLEAAQEQGKSVWVLDRPNPAGRPVEGLTLLPGQESFVGAGPMPMRHGLTLGEMGHWFIRHFKLDVDYRVIAMDGWEPEGPGFGWPLDRVWINPSPNAANLNMARAYAGTVMIEGATVSEGRGTTRPLEVLFGAPDLDAKAVLAEMQRFAPEWLEGCALRECWFEPTFHKHAKSLCSGLMIHAEGPFYDHHAFRPWRLQALAFKAIRRLYPDYPIWRDFPYEYEFTRLAIDVINGGPGLREWVDNPDALPGDLEAAAGADETAWTAEVADLLLYR from the coding sequence ATGAAATTCGGTATCGATCGCCTGCTGGCGGACCCTGAACTGCGCAAGCCCCTCGAAGGGCGCCGCGTCGCGCTTGTCGCCCATCCCGCTTCGGTGACGGAGGACCTCGTCCATTCGCTTGACGCGCTGATCGCGGCGGGGGTGAACGTGACAAGCGCCTTCGGCCCCCAGCACGGCCTCAAGGGCGACAAGCAGGACAACATGGTCGAGACGGCGGACGAGCTGGACCCGACCTATGGCATCCCCGTCTACAGCCTCTATGGCGAAGTGCGCCGCCCCAGCGCGGCGATGATGGCCAGTGCCGACGTGTTCCTGTTCGACCTCCAGGACCTGGGCTGCCGCATCTACACGTTTGTCACCACGCTGCTCTATCTGCTGGAAGCGGCGCAGGAACAGGGCAAGAGCGTCTGGGTGCTGGACCGTCCCAATCCCGCCGGTCGTCCGGTCGAAGGGCTGACGCTGCTGCCGGGGCAGGAGAGCTTTGTCGGTGCCGGACCGATGCCGATGCGCCACGGCCTGACGCTGGGCGAGATGGGCCACTGGTTCATCCGTCACTTCAAGCTCGACGTCGATTACCGGGTGATCGCGATGGACGGCTGGGAGCCGGAAGGCCCCGGATTCGGCTGGCCGCTCGACCGGGTGTGGATCAATCCCAGCCCCAATGCCGCCAATCTCAACATGGCGCGGGCTTATGCCGGGACGGTGATGATCGAGGGGGCGACGGTTTCGGAAGGACGCGGCACCACGCGCCCGCTCGAAGTGCTGTTCGGCGCGCCCGACCTCGACGCCAAGGCGGTTCTGGCCGAGATGCAGCGCTTTGCGCCCGAGTGGCTGGAAGGCTGCGCCTTGCGCGAGTGCTGGTTCGAACCGACGTTCCACAAGCATGCGAAGAGCCTGTGCAGCGGCCTGATGATTCATGCCGAGGGCCCGTTCTACGATCACCACGCCTTCCGGCCCTGGCGGCTTCAGGCACTGGCGTTCAAGGCGATCCGGCGCCTCTATCCCGACTATCCGATCTGGCGGGATTTCCCGTATGAGTACGAGTTCACGCGGCTTGCGATCGACGTCATCAACGGCGGTCCGGGGCTGCGGGAGTGGGTCGACAATCCCGATGCGCTGCCCGGTGATCTGGAGGCGGCGGCCGGTGCGGACGAAACCGCGTGGACGGCCGAAGTCGCCGATCTGCTGCTCTATCGCTGA
- a CDS encoding DOMON-like domain-containing protein, giving the protein MSDLICHPAHPPVLVRSMEARVIGLDQSWLRVRWRILGAGKLVVPAFAGKGRADGLWNTTCFELFLQAPGAEPYVEINLSPSERWNAYDFTARREGMSARPMPREPECTMRKGSDIAIFDAAIPAAGLPDLPLGMGFTAVIEEEGGVRSFWALSHSGEAPDFHDPACFTQALAAPTAS; this is encoded by the coding sequence ATGTCCGACCTGATCTGCCACCCCGCCCATCCGCCCGTCCTTGTCCGTTCGATGGAGGCCCGCGTGATCGGCCTCGACCAGAGCTGGCTGCGTGTGCGCTGGCGGATCCTGGGTGCGGGCAAGCTGGTGGTTCCCGCCTTTGCGGGCAAGGGCCGGGCCGACGGGCTCTGGAACACCACCTGTTTCGAGCTGTTCCTCCAGGCGCCCGGCGCGGAGCCTTATGTCGAGATCAACCTCTCGCCGTCCGAGCGCTGGAACGCTTATGACTTTACCGCGCGCCGGGAGGGCATGAGCGCGCGGCCGATGCCGCGCGAACCCGAATGCACGATGCGCAAGGGCTCCGACATCGCCATCTTCGATGCCGCCATTCCCGCCGCCGGCCTGCCGGACCTGCCGCTCGGCATGGGCTTCACGGCCGTGATCGAGGAAGAGGGCGGCGTGCGCAGCTTCTGGGCGCTTTCCCACAGCGGCGAGGCGCCTGACTTCCATGATCCGGCTTGCTTCACGCAGGCGCTTGCGGCACCCACCGCGTCATGA
- the tyrS gene encoding tyrosine--tRNA ligase, translating into MTYKSSLLRVLEERGYIHQTTDAEGLDALAEKQVVPGYIGFDATAASLHIGSLVQIMMLRRLQQTGHKPIVLMGGGTTRIGDPTGRDESRKMLSDETIETNIKGIFSIFSRLLKFGDGPTDAVMVNNQDWLGQLGYIQLLQEVGTHFTVNRMLSFDSVKLRLEREQPMTFLEFNYMILQGYDFRHLCKEKQVRLQMGGSDQWGNIVNGIELTRRMDGKEVFGLTTPLLTTADGAKMGKSASGAVWLNEEMLPSYDFWQYWRNCDDRDVGKFLRLFTDLPLDEIARLEALEGAAINDAKVVLANEVTRLCRGEDAAVAAEATARATFAGGGLGQDLPTLDVTGEGVRLGAALTELGFTASNGEAKRKIGEGAVKLDDVTMDDPGFLIEVASGETRKLSLGKKKHAILRGA; encoded by the coding sequence ATGACCTACAAATCTTCCCTGCTCCGCGTCCTCGAAGAACGCGGCTACATCCACCAGACGACGGATGCCGAGGGCCTCGACGCTCTCGCAGAGAAGCAGGTCGTGCCGGGCTACATCGGCTTCGACGCGACCGCCGCGTCGCTGCACATCGGCAGTCTCGTGCAGATCATGATGCTGCGCCGCCTCCAGCAGACCGGCCACAAGCCGATCGTGCTGATGGGCGGCGGCACCACCCGCATCGGCGACCCGACCGGGCGCGACGAAAGCCGCAAGATGCTGTCCGACGAGACGATCGAGACCAACATCAAGGGCATCTTCTCGATCTTCTCGCGCCTGCTGAAGTTCGGCGACGGCCCGACCGACGCGGTCATGGTGAACAACCAGGACTGGCTGGGCCAGCTCGGCTATATCCAGCTGCTCCAGGAAGTGGGCACGCACTTCACGGTCAACCGCATGCTCTCGTTCGATTCGGTCAAGCTGCGCCTCGAGCGCGAGCAGCCGATGACCTTCCTCGAATTCAACTACATGATCCTGCAGGGCTACGACTTCCGCCACCTCTGCAAGGAGAAGCAGGTGCGCCTGCAGATGGGCGGCTCCGACCAGTGGGGCAACATCGTCAACGGCATCGAACTGACCCGCCGCATGGACGGCAAGGAAGTGTTCGGCCTGACCACACCGCTGCTCACCACCGCGGACGGCGCCAAGATGGGCAAGAGCGCCTCCGGCGCGGTCTGGCTCAACGAGGAGATGCTGCCGAGCTATGACTTCTGGCAGTACTGGCGCAATTGCGACGACCGCGACGTCGGCAAGTTCCTGCGCCTGTTCACCGACCTGCCGCTGGACGAGATCGCCCGACTCGAAGCGCTTGAAGGCGCCGCGATCAATGATGCCAAGGTCGTTCTGGCCAACGAAGTGACCCGGCTGTGCCGCGGCGAGGATGCTGCCGTCGCCGCCGAAGCCACCGCAAGGGCAACGTTCGCGGGCGGCGGCCTCGGTCAGGACCTGCCGACGCTCGACGTCACCGGCGAAGGCGTTCGCCTCGGCGCGGCGCTCACCGAACTCGGCTTCACCGCCTCCAACGGCGAGGCCAAGCGCAAGATCGGTGAAGGCGCCGTGAAACTGGACGATGTCACCATGGACGATCCCGGCTTCCTGATCGAAGTGGCTTCCGGCGAAACCCGAAAGCTGAGCCTGGGCAAGAAGAAGCACGCGATCCTGCGCGGCGCCTGA
- a CDS encoding PilZ domain-containing protein, giving the protein MSAGAQLSVTDKRRATRHPVDHKLIAEHRQLGDVHLHIVNFSAQGFMCKGELALDRGERLVMRLPVVGRIEAHLIWSHEGRSGFQFERIIRIDDFLKLVDATQPNPRLRPRR; this is encoded by the coding sequence ATGAGTGCAGGAGCCCAGCTCTCTGTAACCGACAAGCGGCGGGCAACCCGCCACCCTGTCGATCACAAGCTGATCGCCGAGCATCGCCAACTGGGCGATGTCCACCTGCATATCGTCAACTTTTCCGCCCAGGGCTTCATGTGCAAGGGCGAGCTTGCGCTTGATCGCGGCGAACGGCTGGTGATGCGCCTGCCCGTGGTGGGACGGATCGAGGCCCACCTGATCTGGTCGCACGAAGGCCGCTCCGGCTTCCAGTTCGAACGCATCATCCGCATCGATGACTTCCTCAAGCTGGTTGACGCCACGCAGCCCAATCCGCGCCTCCGCCCGCGCCGGTAA
- a CDS encoding TonB-dependent receptor — protein sequence MKTPQARIALLASAGALATTALLAAPGAAFAADADAAATADSAHPQENGPEIIVTGRVISGNADPISAPVVLTGEALTRDIKPQIGEMLASLPGVSSTGFAPGVSRPVLRGFDGPRVQVLLDGIGSLDASSVSADHAVSLDTLNVERVEVLHGPRVLLYASDPSGGAVNAVDKRIPRSVPDKAFTVDALGSFGTAADMVNGGIATNVRLASRLVAHFDASYYHSDDLHVGGHVLSPELRAETLTQASDLAAAGDLTGAATLTEQANAKGKIANSGTEGWSYGGGLAFIDDGGDIGVSVQRLATDYGIPPRPSTDPEATSISLRQTRVDLRAGLNLTGFLKRLEVRGAYGDYEHAEIEDGDIGTQFHNQAVEVRLQADQAKRGIWSGSTGVQYSSSRLDISGDEALLPDNNTNRFAVFTLQQLEVGRFDLEGALRYENTQIRTIPATEHRDFDQYAAVAGVAWHATDTLTFSANFSHGERAPSAEELFVDGLHDATQSYERGNPNFTVEKSNTVEAGLRYNGGAFVGSVTLFGTNFDNFITAVPTGEVIEDFPVYQYLQAPARFRGIEAEGALTFARWGDNALKADGGVDYTHAKLVNMGPVPRIPPLRTRGGLEFDSPAVTLRGEVEWNAKQDRVTENENPTSAFTLVNLSATWRPMGQDGPLSLILAADNLLDATGRLAASETRDFVPIAGRDVRLTARFTY from the coding sequence ATGAAGACGCCCCAAGCCCGAATCGCCCTGCTGGCCTCTGCCGGCGCCCTTGCCACCACTGCCCTGCTTGCCGCACCGGGAGCCGCATTTGCCGCTGACGCTGACGCTGCCGCGACTGCAGACAGCGCTCATCCGCAGGAAAACGGCCCGGAAATCATCGTCACCGGCCGCGTGATCTCCGGCAATGCCGATCCGATCAGCGCCCCCGTGGTGCTGACCGGCGAGGCACTGACCCGCGACATCAAGCCGCAGATCGGCGAAATGCTGGCAAGCCTGCCCGGCGTCTCCAGCACCGGCTTCGCGCCGGGTGTCTCGCGCCCGGTCCTGCGCGGTTTTGACGGTCCGCGCGTGCAGGTGCTGCTTGACGGCATCGGCTCGCTCGATGCCTCCTCGGTGTCGGCCGACCACGCCGTCTCGCTCGACACGCTCAATGTCGAGCGTGTCGAAGTGCTCCACGGCCCCCGCGTCCTGCTTTACGCCAGCGATCCCTCGGGCGGCGCCGTCAACGCGGTAGACAAGCGCATCCCGCGCAGCGTGCCGGACAAGGCCTTCACCGTCGACGCACTCGGTTCCTTCGGCACCGCCGCCGACATGGTGAACGGCGGCATTGCCACCAACGTGCGCCTTGCCAGCCGCCTCGTTGCCCACTTCGACGCTTCCTACTACCACAGCGATGACCTCCACGTCGGCGGCCACGTGCTCTCGCCCGAACTGCGCGCCGAAACGCTGACCCAGGCGAGCGACCTTGCCGCCGCCGGCGACCTGACCGGCGCCGCCACGCTCACCGAACAGGCCAACGCCAAGGGCAAGATCGCCAACAGCGGCACCGAGGGCTGGAGCTACGGCGGCGGCCTCGCCTTCATCGACGACGGCGGCGACATCGGCGTCTCGGTGCAGCGTCTCGCCACCGACTACGGCATCCCGCCGCGTCCCTCGACCGATCCCGAGGCCACCAGCATCTCGCTGCGCCAGACCCGCGTCGACCTGCGCGCCGGGCTCAACCTCACCGGCTTCCTCAAGCGCCTCGAAGTGCGCGGCGCCTATGGCGACTACGAGCACGCCGAGATCGAGGACGGCGACATCGGCACCCAGTTCCACAACCAGGCCGTGGAAGTGCGCCTCCAGGCCGACCAGGCCAAGCGCGGCATCTGGAGCGGCTCGACCGGTGTCCAGTACTCGTCCTCGCGCCTCGACATCAGCGGCGACGAGGCCCTGCTGCCGGACAACAACACCAACCGCTTCGCGGTCTTCACGCTGCAGCAGCTGGAAGTCGGCCGCTTCGACCTCGAAGGCGCGCTGCGCTACGAGAACACGCAGATCCGCACGATCCCGGCCACCGAGCACCGCGACTTCGACCAGTACGCCGCCGTTGCCGGTGTCGCCTGGCACGCCACCGACACGCTGACCTTCTCGGCCAACTTCTCGCACGGCGAACGCGCACCGTCGGCCGAGGAACTCTTCGTCGACGGCCTGCATGACGCCACCCAGTCCTACGAACGCGGCAACCCGAACTTCACGGTCGAGAAGAGCAACACCGTCGAGGCAGGACTGCGCTACAATGGCGGCGCCTTTGTCGGCTCGGTCACCCTGTTCGGCACCAACTTCGACAACTTCATCACCGCCGTTCCGACCGGCGAAGTGATCGAGGACTTCCCGGTCTACCAGTACCTCCAGGCCCCCGCCCGCTTCCGCGGCATCGAGGCTGAAGGCGCGCTGACCTTCGCACGCTGGGGCGACAACGCGCTCAAGGCCGACGGCGGGGTCGACTATACCCATGCCAAGCTGGTCAACATGGGCCCGGTACCCCGCATTCCCCCGCTGCGCACGCGCGGCGGCCTCGAATTCGATTCGCCGGCCGTCACCCTGCGCGGGGAAGTGGAATGGAACGCCAAGCAGGACCGCGTGACCGAGAACGAGAACCCGACCAGCGCCTTCACGCTCGTCAACCTCAGCGCCACCTGGCGCCCGATGGGCCAGGACGGCCCGCTCTCGCTGATCCTCGCCGCCGACAACCTGCTCGACGCAACGGGCCGCCTCGCCGCCTCGGAAACGCGCGACTTCGTGCCGATCGCCGGCCGTGACGTGCGCCTCACCGCGCGGTTTACTTATTGA
- a CDS encoding MFS transporter — protein MNTPPSPAAAPAQPPSPPTSPLRIADYRKFWLARFFQVLASTGMVVIIGYQLYDVARSDYGMSITQASFQLGLLGFAQFLPIFLLTPISGVIADRFDRRRVAGLAMGIDILVALGLGITTTLDWRSLPALYIFAAVHGAVRVFVAPSMSAIAPNIVPSSLIPRAIGFNSIAMQAGTIVGPAAFGFLFASHHASPYWVAASLMALAALNILAIRNIPPVPVDARKAHPLRQIVDGFHFIWSERFLLGCITLDLFAVLLGGATALMPVFARDILHVGPEGLGQMRAATAAGAAVVALWLSFRPLARNVGVKMLVSVAAYGAMTLGFGLSRSFAVSLGFLALIGAADMISVFIRSSLVQLRTPDDKRGRVSAISGLAISASNELGEMQSGVAAALLGATGAVVFGGTAAIVITAIWAWGFPEIRRARTFAPRWEQEQ, from the coding sequence GTGAATACGCCCCCTTCCCCTGCAGCCGCCCCAGCGCAGCCCCCATCCCCACCGACATCCCCGCTGCGCATCGCCGATTACCGCAAGTTCTGGCTTGCCCGGTTCTTCCAGGTACTGGCCTCGACCGGCATGGTCGTCATCATCGGCTACCAGCTCTATGACGTCGCCCGCAGCGACTATGGCATGTCGATCACCCAGGCCTCGTTCCAGCTTGGCCTGCTGGGCTTTGCACAGTTCCTGCCGATCTTCCTGCTGACCCCGATTTCCGGCGTCATCGCCGACCGGTTCGACCGGCGCCGGGTGGCCGGCCTTGCCATGGGCATCGACATCCTCGTCGCGCTCGGCCTCGGCATCACCACCACGCTCGACTGGCGCAGCCTGCCCGCACTCTACATCTTTGCCGCGGTTCACGGCGCCGTGCGCGTCTTTGTCGCCCCCTCGATGAGCGCAATCGCCCCCAACATCGTGCCAAGCAGCCTGATCCCCCGCGCGATCGGCTTCAACTCGATCGCCATGCAGGCAGGTACGATCGTCGGCCCTGCGGCCTTCGGTTTCCTCTTCGCCAGCCACCACGCCTCCCCCTACTGGGTCGCGGCCTCACTCATGGCGCTTGCCGCGCTCAATATCCTGGCAATCCGCAACATTCCGCCGGTGCCCGTGGATGCGCGCAAGGCGCACCCGCTGCGCCAGATCGTCGATGGCTTCCACTTCATCTGGAGCGAACGCTTCCTGCTCGGCTGCATCACGCTGGACCTCTTCGCAGTGCTGCTGGGCGGGGCCACCGCGCTGATGCCGGTGTTCGCGCGCGACATCCTGCATGTCGGCCCCGAGGGGCTCGGCCAGATGCGCGCGGCGACGGCCGCCGGCGCCGCCGTCGTCGCGCTCTGGCTCTCGTTCCGCCCGCTGGCGAGGAACGTCGGCGTCAAGATGCTCGTGTCGGTCGCCGCCTACGGCGCGATGACGCTGGGCTTTGGTCTGTCGCGCAGCTTTGCCGTCTCGCTGGGCTTCCTCGCGCTGATCGGCGCGGCGGACATGATCTCGGTGTTCATCCGCAGCTCGCTGGTCCAGCTGCGCACGCCTGATGACAAGCGCGGGCGCGTTTCCGCCATTTCCGGGCTCGCCATCTCCGCCTCGAACGAGCTTGGCGAGATGCAGTCGGGTGTCGCCGCCGCACTTCTGGGTGCAACCGGCGCAGTTGTCTTCGGCGGCACCGCTGCCATAGTCATTACCGCAATCTGGGCCTGGGGCTTCCCCGAGATCCGCCGGGCCCGAACCTTCGCACCACGTTGGGAGCAAGAGCAATGA
- the cysK gene encoding cysteine synthase A: protein MKADSILATIGNTPHIRLSRLFPDHEVWIKAERGNPGGSIKDRIALAMIEAAEADGTLKPGGTIIEPTSGNTGIGLAMVAAVKGYKLVLVMPESMSIERRRLMLAYGASFDLTPREKGMKGAIERARELIAETPGSWMPQQFDNPANVAVHVKTTAQEILADFAETPVDVLITGVGTGGHLTGCAETLKATWPSLKAYAVEPTLSPVISGGQPGPHPIQGIGAGFIPGNLHTQSIDGAIQVDPADAKEWARRCATEEGMLVGISSGATLAAIAQKLPSLPEGSRVVGFNYDTGERYLSVPDFLPE from the coding sequence ATGAAGGCCGACAGCATCCTCGCCACCATCGGCAATACCCCGCATATCCGCCTCTCGCGCCTGTTCCCGGACCATGAGGTCTGGATCAAGGCGGAGCGCGGCAATCCGGGCGGTTCGATCAAGGACCGCATCGCGCTTGCCATGATCGAGGCCGCCGAGGCCGACGGTACCCTGAAGCCTGGCGGCACCATCATCGAGCCGACCTCGGGCAACACCGGCATCGGCCTCGCCATGGTCGCGGCGGTCAAGGGCTACAAGCTGGTCCTTGTCATGCCCGAATCGATGTCGATCGAGCGCCGCCGCCTGATGCTGGCCTATGGCGCCAGCTTCGACCTGACGCCGCGCGAAAAGGGCATGAAGGGCGCGATCGAGCGCGCGCGCGAGCTCATCGCCGAAACCCCCGGCTCGTGGATGCCGCAGCAGTTCGACAACCCTGCCAACGTCGCCGTCCACGTGAAGACGACCGCGCAGGAAATCCTCGCGGACTTCGCCGAGACCCCGGTCGACGTGCTGATCACCGGCGTCGGCACCGGCGGCCACCTCACCGGCTGCGCCGAGACGCTCAAGGCGACCTGGCCCTCGCTCAAGGCCTATGCCGTGGAACCGACGCTTTCGCCGGTGATTTCCGGCGGCCAGCCCGGCCCGCACCCGATCCAGGGCATCGGCGCCGGCTTCATCCCCGGCAACCTGCACACCCAGTCGATCGACGGCGCCATCCAGGTCGACCCGGCCGACGCCAAGGAATGGGCACGCCGCTGCGCGACCGAGGAAGGCATGCTGGTCGGCATCAGTTCGGGCGCAACGCTGGCCGCCATCGCCCAGAAGCTGCCCTCGCTGCCCGAAGGCTCGCGCGTGGTCGGCTTCAACTACGACACCGGCGAGCGTTATCTCTCGGTGCCGGACTTCCTGCCGGAATGA